Proteins from a genomic interval of Sphingopyxis sp. QXT-31:
- a CDS encoding ammonium transporter, which produces MNFANKIAAGAGAAGLALFAALPVWAQEAATAAAAPAAEAAAPAPFVPTAEMVNKGDVAWMLVASALVLMMSVPALALFYGGLVRAKNMLSVLMQVLTIVCVAALVWFSWGYSMAFTSTGSFDPRLVGGFDKAFLAGVDVTTFAATFSNGVYLPEYVFVIFQMTFACITPALIVGAFAERVKFTPLIIFTVLWLTFAYFPIAHMVWYWAGPDFLHAAPTDMGLLWGWGALDFAGGTVVHINAGIAGLVGCLVIGPRLGYNSEPMPPHNLVMTMIGASLLWIGWFGFNAGSGLEANAFGALAFINTLVATAAAGATWAIIEQIIHKKPSLLGGVSGVVAGLVAITPAAGFAHPGTAILLGAVASLVCFFFVTTVKKKLKYDDSLDVFGIHAIGGIVGAIGTGFVANPEWGGQGWIDYTAPVAKAGEFDLAGQVMTQIWAVGTTVVWTGVVSAVLFLGLKYTIGLRPSKDVEQEGLDLAEHGERAYNM; this is translated from the coding sequence ATGAACTTCGCAAACAAGATTGCGGCGGGAGCCGGGGCCGCGGGCCTCGCGCTCTTCGCCGCGTTGCCCGTCTGGGCGCAGGAAGCGGCGACCGCCGCCGCGGCTCCGGCCGCCGAAGCGGCGGCGCCCGCCCCGTTCGTGCCGACCGCCGAAATGGTCAACAAGGGCGACGTGGCGTGGATGCTCGTCGCCTCGGCGCTGGTGCTGATGATGTCGGTGCCCGCGCTGGCGCTCTTCTATGGCGGCCTCGTCCGCGCCAAGAACATGCTGTCGGTGCTGATGCAGGTGCTGACGATCGTCTGCGTCGCGGCGCTGGTCTGGTTCAGCTGGGGCTATTCGATGGCCTTCACCTCGACCGGCAGCTTCGATCCTCGCCTCGTCGGCGGTTTCGACAAGGCGTTCCTCGCGGGCGTCGACGTGACAACCTTCGCCGCGACCTTCTCGAACGGCGTCTATCTCCCCGAATATGTCTTCGTGATCTTCCAGATGACCTTCGCCTGCATCACGCCGGCGCTGATCGTCGGGGCGTTTGCGGAGCGCGTGAAGTTCACCCCGCTGATCATCTTCACGGTGCTGTGGCTGACCTTCGCCTATTTCCCGATCGCGCACATGGTGTGGTACTGGGCCGGCCCGGACTTCCTGCACGCCGCGCCGACCGACATGGGCCTGCTGTGGGGCTGGGGTGCGCTCGACTTCGCCGGCGGCACCGTCGTCCACATCAACGCGGGTATCGCCGGCCTCGTCGGCTGCCTCGTGATTGGCCCGCGCCTCGGCTACAACAGCGAACCGATGCCCCCGCACAACCTGGTCATGACGATGATCGGCGCCTCCTTGCTGTGGATCGGCTGGTTCGGTTTCAACGCCGGCTCGGGCCTCGAAGCCAATGCCTTCGGCGCGCTGGCCTTCATCAACACGCTGGTTGCCACCGCAGCGGCGGGCGCGACCTGGGCGATCATCGAGCAGATCATCCACAAGAAACCCTCGCTGCTGGGTGGCGTCTCGGGTGTCGTCGCCGGTCTGGTCGCGATCACCCCGGCGGCGGGCTTTGCCCACCCCGGCACTGCGATCCTGCTCGGCGCGGTCGCCTCGCTGGTCTGCTTCTTCTTCGTCACCACGGTGAAGAAGAAACTGAAATATGACGACTCGCTCGACGTGTTCGGCATCCACGCGATCGGCGGCATCGTCGGCGCGATCGGCACCGGCTTTGTCGCCAACCCGGAATGGGGCGGCCAGGGCTGGATCGACTACACCGCGCCCGTCGCCAAGGCCGGCGAGTTCGACCTCGCAGGTCAGGTAATGACGCAGATCTGGGCGGTCGGTACCACGGTCGTGTGGACCGGCGTGGTCAGCGCGGTGCTGTTCCTCGGCCTCAAATACACCATCGGCCTGCGCCCGTCGAAGGACGTCGAGCAGGAAGGGCTCGACCTCGCAGAGCATGGCGAGCGCGCCTACAATATGTGA
- a CDS encoding TonB-dependent receptor, translating to MHARTMLLAGLSTLALATIGTPAFAQDAAAEEDDGNIIIVTATKRDANLQDIPFSINAQTAEDIQKSGAVTLEDLSRNVAGLSVQNLGPGQSQVSVRGVSAGQVVRDQPGVKEQVGVYLDESVISLSLFTPDIDLYDLNRVETLRGPQGTLFGSGSVGGTIRYITNQPKLGTTEGSVEANVNLVDGDDIGGHIKGAINLPLGDKAAVRAVGYYTRYGGFINAVGPAGGDDVNSGERYGGRIAITFEPVDDVTITPRIVYQKVTADGFNRQDIYNLYGNRFTTTRPQVIYDEREQYLLLREGFEDETIIADLVMNAKLDGVSVTSVTSYTNRDILVSRDASALTGSVSVDLGFPTAGVLLPSNLVDTTDLKTFTQEIRLASDYDGAFQWVFGGFYSSTDRFYRQRLPTPGYDAVTDATLGAGTSAAVANGFPANSPYNADLPYNIKQLAIFGEGTYSITDAFDVTVGGRYYDFVETRRFVTGGLFANGDNRRDKTRSNGISPRVLLSYDVSEDISINAQASKGFRLGGVNDPLNLPLCTPADAALFGGFQDYDDETLWNYEVGVKSQGRGFTFNAAGFYNDIRNLQVTLDAGSCSSRIVFNVDKAHSMGVEFELGLTPVDGLDLNLSGSLIEAEFDTTLPGVLAAATGIREGNRLPSVPKFQLSASGSYEFPISDGASAYLGASFQHVGTRYTQPADQENNPRTFVHGLPFGGAPANAATTVDLQLPDYQLVNLSAGVDFDSGLSLSVYVNNLLDENALLSFDRERGGRARLGYTVGQPRTFGITARQSF from the coding sequence ATGCATGCTCGCACGATGCTGCTGGCCGGGCTTTCGACGCTCGCGCTGGCCACTATTGGCACGCCCGCTTTCGCGCAGGACGCCGCCGCCGAAGAAGATGACGGCAACATCATTATCGTCACCGCAACCAAGCGCGACGCCAATCTTCAGGACATCCCCTTTTCGATCAACGCCCAGACCGCCGAGGACATCCAGAAATCGGGGGCGGTGACGCTCGAGGATCTCTCGCGCAACGTCGCCGGCCTGTCGGTCCAGAACCTCGGGCCCGGGCAGAGCCAGGTGTCGGTGCGCGGCGTGTCCGCGGGCCAGGTCGTCCGCGACCAGCCCGGCGTCAAGGAACAGGTCGGCGTCTATCTCGACGAAAGCGTGATCTCACTCTCGCTCTTCACCCCCGACATCGACCTTTACGACCTCAACCGCGTCGAAACGCTGCGCGGCCCGCAGGGCACGCTCTTCGGCTCGGGCTCGGTCGGCGGCACCATCCGCTACATCACCAACCAGCCCAAGCTCGGCACGACCGAAGGCAGCGTCGAGGCGAACGTCAACCTCGTCGACGGCGACGATATCGGCGGCCATATCAAGGGCGCGATCAACCTGCCGCTCGGCGACAAGGCGGCGGTGCGCGCGGTCGGCTATTACACGCGCTACGGCGGCTTCATCAACGCGGTCGGCCCGGCGGGCGGCGACGACGTCAACAGCGGCGAACGCTATGGCGGGCGCATCGCAATCACCTTCGAGCCCGTCGACGACGTCACCATCACCCCGCGCATCGTCTATCAGAAGGTGACCGCCGACGGCTTCAACCGCCAGGACATCTACAATCTCTACGGCAACCGCTTCACCACGACGCGGCCGCAGGTGATCTATGACGAGCGCGAGCAATATCTGCTGCTGCGCGAAGGCTTCGAGGACGAGACGATCATCGCCGACCTGGTGATGAACGCCAAGCTCGACGGCGTGTCGGTGACCTCGGTGACCAGCTACACCAACCGCGACATCCTGGTCAGCCGCGACGCGAGCGCGCTCACCGGATCGGTGTCGGTCGACCTCGGCTTCCCCACCGCGGGCGTGCTGCTGCCGTCGAACCTCGTCGACACCACCGACCTCAAGACCTTCACCCAGGAAATCCGCCTCGCGTCGGATTATGACGGCGCGTTCCAGTGGGTGTTCGGCGGTTTCTATTCGAGCACCGATCGTTTCTATCGCCAGCGCCTGCCCACCCCGGGCTACGACGCGGTGACCGACGCGACCTTGGGCGCGGGCACATCGGCGGCGGTCGCCAACGGTTTCCCCGCCAACTCGCCGTACAACGCCGACCTGCCCTATAATATCAAGCAGCTCGCGATCTTCGGCGAAGGCACCTATTCGATCACCGACGCTTTCGACGTCACCGTGGGCGGCCGCTATTACGACTTCGTCGAGACGCGGCGCTTCGTCACGGGCGGGCTGTTCGCCAATGGCGACAACCGCCGCGACAAGACGCGCTCGAACGGCATCAGCCCGCGCGTGCTGCTCAGTTACGACGTCAGCGAGGACATCAGCATCAACGCGCAGGCGTCGAAGGGCTTCCGTCTTGGCGGGGTCAACGATCCCCTGAACCTGCCGCTCTGCACCCCCGCCGACGCGGCCTTGTTCGGCGGCTTCCAGGACTATGACGACGAGACTTTGTGGAATTACGAGGTCGGGGTGAAATCGCAGGGCCGCGGCTTCACCTTCAACGCCGCGGGTTTCTACAACGACATCCGCAACCTGCAGGTGACGCTCGACGCGGGCAGCTGCTCGTCGCGTATCGTCTTCAACGTCGACAAGGCGCATTCGATGGGCGTCGAATTCGAACTGGGGCTGACCCCGGTCGACGGACTCGACCTCAACCTGTCGGGCAGCCTGATCGAGGCCGAATTCGACACCACCCTGCCCGGCGTGCTCGCCGCGGCGACGGGGATCCGCGAAGGCAATCGCCTGCCGTCGGTGCCGAAGTTCCAGCTGTCGGCCTCGGGCAGCTATGAATTCCCGATCTCGGACGGCGCGTCGGCCTATCTCGGCGCCTCGTTCCAGCACGTCGGCACGCGCTACACGCAGCCGGCAGACCAGGAAAACAACCCGCGCACCTTCGTCCATGGCCTGCCCTTCGGCGGCGCCCCGGCGAATGCCGCGACGACGGTCGACCTCCAGCTGCCCGACTATCAGCTGGTGAATCTCAGTGCCGGTGTCGACTTCGACAGCGGGCTGTCGCTGAGCGTCTATGTCAACAATCTGCTCGACGAAAACGCGCTGCTCTCGTTCGACCGCGAACGCGGCGGGCGCGCGCGCCTCGGCTATACTGTCGGCCAGCCGCGCACCTTCGGCATCACCGCGCGCCAGAGCTTCTGA
- a CDS encoding VOC family protein yields the protein MALKIGSELTCSMGVRDMTASIAWYQRVMLCELLYRADEIGWCELRTPMAGVNIGLSQVESVTHGGGATNVFEVADIEAAKAHLDAEGVRQDGDIQHIPGLVKLITFYDPDGNAFMFSQSEMAA from the coding sequence ATGGCGTTGAAGATCGGATCCGAGCTCACCTGTTCGATGGGGGTCAGGGACATGACCGCGTCGATCGCCTGGTACCAGCGCGTGATGCTGTGCGAACTGCTCTACCGCGCCGACGAGATCGGCTGGTGCGAGCTCCGGACTCCGATGGCCGGGGTCAATATCGGGCTCAGCCAGGTCGAGAGCGTGACGCACGGCGGCGGCGCGACCAATGTGTTCGAGGTTGCGGATATCGAGGCGGCCAAGGCGCATCTCGACGCCGAAGGGGTAAGGCAGGACGGCGACATCCAGCATATCCCGGGGCTGGTGAAGCTCATCACCTTCTACGATCCCGACGGCAACGCCTTCATGTTCTCGCAGTCCGAGATGGCGGCATGA
- a CDS encoding winged helix-turn-helix transcriptional regulator — MPSSTPDPLLAQLTSHRWLVPLLADLAAHRGARFVELVNRLQLPRDSLARTLDAAAAQGWVQRNPGHGHPLRPEYILTEAGNAAALRAATIAAAQAAVGLPPGGATRWGLPLVAGIGAGHDRFNALSRLLAPATPRALSLGLAALGRHGLVMRAVVDTRPPSSLYGLTGNGRVLAEACAI, encoded by the coding sequence ATGCCGTCAAGCACCCCCGATCCGCTGCTCGCGCAGCTGACCAGCCACCGCTGGCTCGTGCCCCTGCTCGCCGACCTCGCGGCACATCGCGGCGCGCGCTTCGTCGAGCTGGTGAACCGCTTGCAGCTGCCCCGCGACAGCCTGGCGCGCACGCTCGACGCGGCGGCGGCGCAGGGCTGGGTTCAGCGCAACCCCGGCCACGGCCATCCGCTGCGCCCCGAATATATCCTCACCGAAGCCGGCAATGCCGCCGCGCTGCGCGCCGCGACGATCGCCGCGGCGCAGGCGGCAGTCGGCTTGCCGCCCGGCGGGGCAACGCGCTGGGGGCTGCCGCTGGTCGCGGGAATCGGCGCGGGGCACGACCGCTTCAACGCGCTGTCGCGGCTGCTCGCCCCCGCGACCCCGCGCGCGCTGTCGTTGGGGCTGGCGGCGCTGGGCCGGCACGGGCTGGTGATGCGCGCGGTGGTCGATACAAGGCCGCCGAGCAGCCTCTATGGGCTGACGGGGAATGGAAGGGTGCTGGCGGAGGCGTGCGCCATTTAA
- a CDS encoding GMC family oxidoreductase: MDAFDIIVIGGGSAGSAAAGRLAEDGKRTVCLVEAGGTNDIVRVKTPGFMPFIPKASNYQYDTLPQKGLNGRIGYQPRGRGLGGSSAINAMVYIRGHAFDYDQWEVLGATGWSYADVLPYFKRSEGNERGADYFHGSDGPLHVMDQRWPNVTSRRFVESAAALQLPRTADFNGANQEGFGFYQVTQKAGERWSAARAYVEPLRAHGNFTVCTKALVEKILIEDGRATGVVIRRGSKRETLRARGGVVLSAGAFGSPQILMLSGIGPGAHLKEQGIDVVADRAAVGADLQDHIDYVSSWETRSTEPFGDSLGGTWRMVKAIFEHRTQRTGIMTTCFAEAGGFWKSHPDLPAPDIQYHFVPAMLEDHGRAKVKGHGFSCHACVLRPESRGTVRLASSDAAAPPAIDPGFLTDERDMATLRAGVRMMHRIAAAPPLSDYAGVDRHPVNLADDAALDALIRSRADTVYHPVGTCRMGSDAAAVVDPTLKAKGIDALWVADASIMPRLVSGNTNAPSIMIGERAADFVKAALV, translated from the coding sequence ATGGATGCGTTCGACATCATCGTCATCGGCGGCGGCAGCGCGGGGAGCGCGGCGGCGGGGCGGCTCGCCGAGGATGGCAAAAGGACCGTGTGCCTGGTCGAGGCGGGCGGGACGAACGACATCGTCCGGGTGAAGACCCCAGGCTTCATGCCCTTCATCCCCAAGGCGTCGAATTACCAATATGACACGCTCCCGCAAAAAGGGCTGAACGGGCGGATCGGATACCAGCCGCGCGGGCGCGGGCTCGGCGGGTCGAGCGCGATCAACGCGATGGTCTATATCCGCGGCCACGCCTTCGATTACGACCAGTGGGAAGTGCTCGGCGCGACCGGCTGGAGCTATGCCGACGTGCTGCCCTATTTCAAGCGCAGCGAGGGCAACGAGCGCGGCGCCGACTATTTCCACGGCAGCGACGGCCCGCTCCATGTCATGGACCAGCGCTGGCCCAATGTGACGAGCCGGCGCTTCGTCGAGAGCGCGGCGGCGCTGCAACTGCCGCGCACCGCCGATTTCAACGGCGCGAACCAGGAGGGTTTCGGCTTCTATCAGGTCACGCAGAAGGCCGGCGAGCGCTGGTCGGCGGCACGCGCCTATGTCGAGCCGCTGCGCGCGCACGGCAATTTCACCGTGTGCACCAAGGCGCTGGTCGAGAAGATCCTGATCGAGGACGGGCGTGCGACCGGGGTGGTGATCCGCCGCGGGAGCAAGCGCGAGACGCTGCGCGCGCGCGGCGGGGTGGTGCTGTCGGCGGGGGCGTTCGGTTCGCCTCAGATCCTGATGCTGTCGGGCATCGGCCCCGGCGCGCATCTCAAGGAGCAGGGCATCGACGTGGTCGCCGATCGCGCCGCGGTGGGCGCCGATCTGCAGGACCATATCGACTATGTATCGAGCTGGGAGACGCGCTCGACCGAACCCTTCGGCGACAGCCTCGGCGGCACCTGGCGGATGGTGAAGGCGATCTTCGAGCATCGCACGCAGCGCACGGGGATCATGACCACCTGCTTCGCCGAGGCGGGGGGCTTCTGGAAATCGCACCCCGACCTGCCCGCGCCCGACATCCAATATCATTTCGTGCCCGCGATGCTCGAGGATCATGGGCGAGCGAAAGTCAAGGGGCATGGCTTTTCGTGCCACGCCTGTGTGCTGCGCCCCGAAAGCCGCGGGACGGTGCGGCTGGCGTCTTCGGATGCCGCGGCGCCGCCGGCGATCGATCCGGGTTTCCTGACCGACGAGCGCGACATGGCGACCTTGCGCGCAGGCGTGCGGATGATGCACCGTATCGCCGCGGCGCCGCCGCTCAGCGACTATGCCGGGGTCGACCGGCATCCGGTGAACCTTGCCGACGACGCCGCGCTCGACGCACTGATCCGGTCGCGCGCCGATACCGTCTATCACCCCGTGGGCACGTGCCGGATGGGCAGCGACGCGGCGGCGGTGGTCGATCCGACGCTGAAGGCGAAGGGCATCGACGCGCTCTGGGTCGCCGACGCGAGCATCATGCCGCGGCTGGTCAGCGGCAACACCAATGCGCCGAGCATCATGATTGGTGAGCGCGCTGCGGATTTCGTGAAGGCGGCTTTGGTCTGA
- a CDS encoding sterol desaturase family protein, which yields MDKLPDPVVYAVPAFILLLIAEMVYSLRKDRSRFEARDTLTSLMLGTVSQVAGALVGAAVVGMSVWVYQYRLFDIGLDFASWWWAWILCFFLDDLAYYVFHRSAHRVRWFWASHVIHHSSQHYNLSTALRQTWTGFFSLTFLFRLPLFLIGFPPAMVFFCAGLNLIYQFWIHTEAIKRLPRWFEAVMNTPSHHRVHHGVNPRYLDANYAGVFIIWDKMFGSFVAERDDEPVRYGIVKQLGSFNILWAAVHEWVGIAKDVWHAPWRHKLSYIWREPGWSHDGSRATSAMIKERWEAGRSE from the coding sequence GTGGATAAATTGCCCGATCCGGTGGTCTATGCGGTCCCGGCCTTCATCCTGCTGCTGATCGCCGAAATGGTCTATTCGCTGCGCAAGGACAGGAGCCGCTTCGAGGCGCGCGATACGCTGACCTCGCTGATGCTCGGCACGGTGAGCCAGGTCGCGGGCGCGCTCGTCGGCGCGGCGGTCGTGGGCATGTCGGTGTGGGTCTATCAGTACCGGCTGTTCGACATCGGGCTCGATTTTGCGAGCTGGTGGTGGGCGTGGATCCTCTGCTTCTTCCTCGACGATCTCGCTTATTATGTCTTCCACCGCAGCGCGCACCGCGTGCGCTGGTTCTGGGCGAGCCATGTCATCCACCACAGCTCGCAGCACTATAATCTCTCGACCGCCCTCAGGCAGACCTGGACGGGCTTCTTCAGCCTGACCTTCCTCTTCCGCCTGCCTTTGTTTCTGATCGGCTTTCCGCCGGCGATGGTGTTCTTCTGCGCGGGGCTGAACCTGATCTACCAGTTCTGGATCCATACCGAGGCGATCAAAAGGCTGCCGCGCTGGTTCGAGGCGGTGATGAACACCCCGTCGCACCACCGCGTCCACCATGGCGTGAACCCGCGCTATCTCGACGCCAACTATGCCGGCGTGTTCATCATCTGGGACAAGATGTTCGGCAGCTTCGTCGCCGAACGCGACGACGAGCCGGTGCGCTATGGTATCGTCAAGCAGCTGGGCAGCTTCAACATATTGTGGGCGGCAGTCCACGAATGGGTCGGCATCGCGAAGGATGTCTGGCACGCGCCGTGGCGGCACAAGCTCTCCTATATCTGGCGCGAGCCCGGCTGGAGCCACGACGGCAGCCGCGCGACGAGCGCAATGATCAAGGAACGCTGGGAAGCCGGGCGCAGTGAGTGA
- a CDS encoding TIGR01244 family sulfur transferase → MSDFRTLSAGYSVAPQISIEDIAEAKAQGFAMVVNNRPDGEEPSAPQGDEIAHAAAAEGLAYAAIPVGHAGFSHPQLDALDAVLAGATGPVLAYCRSGTRSTHLWALARARAGDDIDGIVDAAAQAGYDLSGLRPMMDALSGDK, encoded by the coding sequence ATGAGCGATTTTCGAACCCTGTCCGCCGGCTATAGCGTCGCCCCGCAAATCTCGATCGAGGATATCGCCGAGGCCAAGGCGCAGGGCTTCGCGATGGTCGTCAACAACCGCCCCGACGGCGAGGAACCCTCGGCGCCGCAGGGCGATGAAATCGCCCACGCCGCCGCGGCCGAGGGGCTGGCCTATGCTGCAATCCCGGTGGGTCATGCAGGCTTCAGCCATCCGCAGCTCGACGCGCTCGACGCGGTGCTCGCGGGGGCGACCGGTCCGGTGCTCGCCTATTGCCGCTCGGGCACGCGCTCGACGCATTTATGGGCGCTGGCGCGCGCGCGGGCGGGCGACGATATCGACGGCATCGTCGATGCCGCGGCGCAGGCGGGATACGACCTCAGCGGCCTGCGCCCGATGATGGACGCGCTTTCGGGGGACAAATGA
- a CDS encoding sterol desaturase family protein — MLDAFPPLANLVHKGPIVFAFDFGRYLAAAALVTAIVWVLRRTQLRTRKIQPREATSADRRREVAQSVQTVGVYTFVSAFIIWGVDAGMLHRFEGSYGWAGDLALLGAIILAHDAYFYWVHRAMHHPRLFKTFHRAHHRSITPTPWAAYSFAIPEAFVMIAFVPIWLFFVATPGWVMLTWILFQILRNAMGHAGFELHPRWWLSTPLARWINTTTHHDLHHSGGFNKNYGLYFTWWDKWMGTEHPRYAERFAEVVAADRETSAEPARPVPAAA, encoded by the coding sequence ATGCTCGACGCCTTTCCTCCCCTCGCCAATCTGGTCCACAAGGGCCCCATCGTCTTCGCCTTCGATTTCGGGCGCTATCTCGCCGCCGCGGCGCTCGTGACCGCGATCGTCTGGGTACTGCGTCGGACGCAGCTTCGGACCCGCAAGATCCAGCCGCGCGAGGCGACCTCGGCCGACCGGCGGCGCGAGGTGGCGCAGTCGGTGCAGACCGTCGGCGTCTATACCTTCGTCTCGGCCTTCATCATCTGGGGCGTCGATGCCGGAATGCTGCACCGCTTCGAGGGTAGCTATGGCTGGGCGGGCGACCTTGCGCTGCTCGGCGCGATCATTCTGGCTCACGACGCGTACTTCTATTGGGTGCACCGCGCGATGCATCACCCGAGATTGTTCAAGACCTTCCACCGCGCGCATCATCGCTCGATCACCCCGACGCCGTGGGCGGCATACAGCTTCGCCATCCCCGAGGCGTTCGTGATGATCGCCTTCGTGCCGATCTGGCTCTTCTTCGTGGCCACCCCGGGCTGGGTAATGCTGACTTGGATCCTGTTCCAGATATTGCGGAACGCGATGGGGCATGCGGGCTTCGAGCTCCACCCGCGCTGGTGGCTGTCGACGCCGCTCGCCCGCTGGATCAACACCACGACGCACCACGACCTCCACCACAGCGGCGGCTTCAACAAGAATTACGGCCTCTATTTCACCTGGTGGGACAAATGGATGGGGACCGAGCATCCCCGCTATGCCGAGCGTTTTGCCGAGGTCGTCGCGGCCGACCGCGAGACATCCGCCGAACCCGCGCGCCCGGTACCCGCCGCGGCATGA
- a CDS encoding AraC family transcriptional regulator, translated as MAMLDLFDALIRGGGISLFLLWIALLWRDHRAVAAARVAIAMNVTIIAYLLSGLFKPHGTGQYPYIVFDMLSVMVPALFWLFARLWFDDRAEIGWRSWCPILAFAALPLAQAGLIAATGRYSWEIWAIVRFGMFGFALAGMWIAWRGRTTDLVEARRGFRLGLIGAIGGFILLVTFVEMFHNRRDGHEVWRAVTLAAIFVATFIVSIGLYRFRSAELFAAPDAPAPPGRARPPAAPSSLAKRLTALMAEERAYRAEGFSIAMLAARLGEPEYRVRRAINGEMGYRNFTAFLNGFRLDEIRGALADPDQREVPILTIALDAGFGSLGPFNRAFRDAEGMTPSEYRNRRLADSGIG; from the coding sequence ATGGCGATGCTCGACCTTTTCGATGCGCTGATTCGCGGCGGCGGCATATCGCTGTTCCTGCTGTGGATCGCGCTGCTCTGGCGCGATCATCGTGCGGTCGCGGCGGCGCGCGTCGCGATCGCGATGAACGTCACGATCATCGCCTATCTGCTCTCGGGCTTGTTCAAGCCGCACGGTACGGGGCAATATCCGTACATCGTCTTCGACATGCTGTCGGTGATGGTCCCGGCGCTGTTCTGGCTGTTCGCGCGGCTGTGGTTCGACGACCGCGCCGAGATCGGCTGGCGCAGCTGGTGCCCCATACTCGCCTTCGCCGCGCTGCCGCTCGCGCAGGCGGGGCTGATCGCGGCGACCGGGCGCTATAGCTGGGAAATCTGGGCCATCGTGCGTTTCGGCATGTTCGGCTTCGCGCTTGCGGGCATGTGGATCGCCTGGCGCGGGCGGACGACCGATCTGGTCGAGGCACGGCGCGGCTTTCGCCTCGGCCTGATCGGTGCGATCGGCGGTTTCATCCTGCTCGTGACCTTCGTCGAGATGTTCCACAACCGGCGGGATGGCCATGAGGTCTGGCGCGCGGTGACGCTCGCCGCGATCTTCGTCGCGACCTTCATCGTGTCGATCGGGTTGTACCGCTTCCGGTCCGCCGAGCTGTTCGCCGCGCCCGATGCGCCCGCGCCGCCCGGGCGCGCGCGGCCGCCCGCCGCACCCTCGTCGCTCGCGAAGCGGCTGACCGCGCTGATGGCCGAGGAGCGCGCCTATCGCGCCGAGGGCTTTTCGATCGCGATGCTCGCGGCAAGGCTCGGCGAGCCCGAATATCGCGTGCGGCGCGCGATCAACGGCGAGATGGGGTATCGCAACTTCACCGCCTTCCTCAACGGTTTCCGCCTCGACGAGATACGCGGCGCGCTCGCCGATCCCGACCAGCGCGAGGTACCGATCCTGACGATCGCGCTCGACGCGGGCTTCGGCTCGCTCGGCCCGTTCAACCGCGCCTTTCGCGACGCCGAAGGCATGACGCCGAGCGAATATCGCAACCGGCGCCTCGCCGATTCCGGAATCGGCTAG
- a CDS encoding UrcA family protein has protein sequence MNYKILTSLFALAAATLPSAAAAEPAATLRVDLTGIDLATPRGAEAAQRRIDRAVARFCRNDVEHLSFGARRAARECRESVQRDALAILDSRRAQQLAAR, from the coding sequence ATGAACTATAAGATCCTCACCAGCCTGTTCGCCCTCGCCGCCGCAACGCTGCCCTCGGCGGCGGCGGCCGAACCCGCCGCGACCTTGCGCGTCGACCTGACCGGCATCGACCTCGCCACGCCGCGCGGGGCCGAGGCGGCGCAGCGGCGGATCGACCGCGCGGTCGCGCGCTTTTGCCGCAACGATGTCGAGCATCTGAGCTTCGGCGCCCGCCGCGCCGCCCGCGAGTGCCGCGAGAGCGTCCAGCGCGACGCGCTGGCGATATTGGACAGCCGCCGGGCGCAGCAACTGGCGGCGCGCTGA